The proteins below are encoded in one region of Triticum aestivum cultivar Chinese Spring chromosome 1B, IWGSC CS RefSeq v2.1, whole genome shotgun sequence:
- the LOC123082102 gene encoding uncharacterized protein — protein sequence MSMSTGVEPMIDVKVFVDKERGKVLFAESGKEFVDVLFGFLTLPLGTVVRLLGGQSQVGCLDELYRSVEGLSPDLFRTEACKAMLLKPINSAAKQCCQLPVRIDDTKHREVYVCGDTSCSVTAFSSVPGAVCECGMNKFIVTDDLNVAPASTSLMLSLLDKFQVPDPSCLEQMTLQFSSVKIIDLLRRSLTSQNPLTGHHLDVAVAPDDSVVDMLPDYLHPEQDNEAEHSLVNATLRVLQTKNNSKVLYAEVGGDFVDLLFGLLTVPLGSIAKNYGKSASKGCLENLYTSIAGSAEGCLRPECQNLLLSPMLVVIEAKLQRKDLVEKEVALTKPQVMELLTTAMVTRRALSTVLLPPIPKINKKLHYHSFGLY from the exons ATGTCCATGTCGACCGGAGTAGAGCCGATGATCGACGTGAAGGTTTTCGTGGACAAGGAGAGGGGCAAGGTGCTCTTcgcggagtccggcaaggagttcgTCGACGTTCTCTTCGGCTTCCTCACGCTGCCCCTCGGCACCGTCGTCCGCCTCCTCGGCGGGCAGTCTCAGGTCGGATGCCTGGACGAATTGTACAGGAGCGTCGAGGGGCTCTCCCCCGACCTGTTCAGGACCGAGGCCTGCAAGGCGATGCTGCTCAAGCCCATCAACTCCGCGGCGAAGCAGTGCTGTCAGTTGCCGGTCAGAATCGACGACACCAAGCACCGGGAGGTTTACGTCTGCGGTGACACGAGCTGCAGTGTCACCGCGTTCAGCTCCGTCCCCGGCGCCGTCTGCGAGTGCG GTATGAATAAGTTTATCGTCACTGATGATCTCAATGTTGCACCGGCCTCAACTTCCCTCATGCTGTCCCTTCTGGACAAGTTTCAAGTGCCGGATCCCTCCTGTCTTGAGCAAATGACACTCCAGTTTAGTTCAGTCAAG ATAATTGATCTGCTCAGGAGGTCATTAACGTCGCAGAACCCGTTAACCGGTCACCATCTTGACGTCGCCGTTGCGCCTGATGATTCAGTAGTGGACATGCTCCCTGACTACTTGCATCCTGAACAAGATAATGAGGCTGAGCACTCACTGGTTAATGCCACTCTAAGGGTTCTTCAGACAAAGAACAACTCCAAGGTGTTGTACGCCGAAGTTGGCGGCGATTTTGTGGATCTTCTCTTTGGATTACTGACCGTACCACTAGGATCCATAGCGAAAAATTATGGGAAATCTGCATCTAAAGGTTGTCTTGAGAATCTTTACACTAGCATAGCTGGAAGTGCTGAAGGATGCTTGAGGCCAGAATGCCAGAACTTGCTATTGTCCCCAATGCTG GTTGTTATTGAAGCCAAGCTTCAGAGAAAGGATCTTGTAGAGAAAGAAGTTGCCCTTACAAAACCCCAG GTTATGGAGCTACTCACAACTGCCATGGTGACTCGCAGAGCTCTTAGCACCGTGCTTCTGCCCCCCATCCCCAAGATCAACAAGAAGCTGCATTACCACAGCTTCGGTCTATATTAG